TTAAGAAAAGCGAATGTGATTCGACTCAACTTCAGGATTTAATTTCTAAGCCGTTTTTTTGGATAGCAGAACATGATTAAGCATAAATTATGTTTGTTACCAAGAAGGAGGAACTCAGCAATGAATGTAGGCCGGGCGAAAGAAATCGTTGAGTCAGCAGATATGATCAATGTGACGTATGATGGAACGCCAGTCATTATCCAGCATGTAGATGAGAAAAGCAAAATGGCGAGGATTTATTCTAAATCGGAACCTGATGTAGAAAGGGACGTTCCAGTCTTGAATTTAATAGAGGAATAGGAAAACGGGAGAATATTACGTCTCCCGTTTTTCTGTATCATAAAGCGGCAATGTGATCTTAAATATGGTGCCTTCGTTAAGTTTGCTTTTTACATCCATCGTACCGCCCATTTCCTGAATGATGTTATTCACGACCATCATCCCGAGTCCAGTACCTTTTTCGGCCTTTGTTGAAAAATAAGGCTCGCCAATTTTGGCTAATTGCTGCGGTGACATGCCGCATCCAGTATCTTCAATGGTTATCGATACATGATTGTTTGCCATCTCCCGGCAGCTGATCACAAGATCACCGCCGTTTGGCATTGCTTCAATACCATTTTTGATGATATTGAGTATGCATTGATGGAATTTGACAGTTTCTCCGGAGATGTTCATTCCTGCCATTAAATCCTTTTTTATATTTACCGAGAAATGATTGGCGTAAGGCAGGATTAATTCAAGAGCTTTTTCTACTTCTTCTTTAACACTGATCAATGATGCCTTATTCGATTGTGGCTTTGCGAAATTAAGGTAATCTTTGATAATTGTTTCTGCACGGTCCAGTTCATCAATGGCTGTATTCAAATAATAAAGCCTCTTTTCCTCATCAATGCTTGGATCTTTCAACATTTGCAAAAAACCACGTGTGACCGTAAGCGGATTACGGACCTCATGACTGACACTCGCAGCCAATTGGGACACGACTTCAATCTTATCAGATTTTAATACAGCTTTATGTAAAAGTTGGTTCTGTCTCATGATCTCAATATAATAAGTAACAATAAAAATCCCGCCTGAAAGGGCCAGGCCGTATAGGAGCATGAATTGAAACTTTGACAGGTCGTCAAACACCGCCGCCTTCATCAGGAAAATGAGGACCGTATAGGAAAGGGCGATTGCCACAACAGTATATAACTTCCTGGAAAGCGGGAAAGACCTGAACTTTCCGGACAGGTAAATGGTTAAAATGGTGATCGTTAGCATATTGAAAAAATTGATCCACACACCGTTACCACCAAAGGGTATCCTTGCGGCTGCAACTATGATGAAAAGCAGGATGCTTACGACCGGACCTCCATACAAGCCACCGACGACAACAGGGATCAATCGGAGGTCAAAGATGAAATCAGCACTGCCAATCACCGTGAAAGACATACAAAAGAGGATCTGAATTCCACCTAGGACAATAACGAAGAGTTTGGCGTGCTTCCTATATAAATTTGTATATTTGTTAATGAGAATGTATTGGAACACAAATGTAGAAAACAGGATGAAGATCAGATT
The window above is part of the Mesobacillus jeotgali genome. Proteins encoded here:
- a CDS encoding H-type small acid-soluble spore protein, whose protein sequence is MNVGRAKEIVESADMINVTYDGTPVIIQHVDEKSKMARIYSKSEPDVERDVPVLNLIEE
- a CDS encoding ATP-binding protein, giving the protein MDQLTILVLNLIFILFSTFVFQYILINKYTNLYRKHAKLFVIVLGGIQILFCMSFTVIGSADFIFDLRLIPVVVGGLYGGPVVSILLFIIVAAARIPFGGNGVWINFFNMLTITILTIYLSGKFRSFPLSRKLYTVVAIALSYTVLIFLMKAAVFDDLSKFQFMLLYGLALSGGIFIVTYYIEIMRQNQLLHKAVLKSDKIEVVSQLAASVSHEVRNPLTVTRGFLQMLKDPSIDEEKRLYYLNTAIDELDRAETIIKDYLNFAKPQSNKASLISVKEEVEKALELILPYANHFSVNIKKDLMAGMNISGETVKFHQCILNIIKNGIEAMPNGGDLVISCREMANNHVSITIEDTGCGMSPQQLAKIGEPYFSTKAEKGTGLGMMVVNNIIQEMGGTMDVKSKLNEGTIFKITLPLYDTEKRET